Genomic segment of Engystomops pustulosus chromosome 8, aEngPut4.maternal, whole genome shotgun sequence:
TTACTTGTGCAGTGATGCGTCACACACCATGTGATGAAATGTGACCGTGCAGGATTACTGTCATTTGTAAGGCACTTGTAAACATGTTATTCCTTCCTCAGCTATGAGAAAACAATGTAAGTGCCACAGATCCCTGGCAAGTGCACCAATTTTCACCTGTTAATTCCCCACCCCACCCACTTGCcattttctataataataatattctttatatagtgcacacatattacgcagcgctgcacagagcttgacagatcagtccctgtccccaatggggctcacaatctaatcgacctaccagtatgtttttggaatgtgggaggaaacccatgtacACACAGACAGAACATAcacactttttgcagatgttgaccctggtacttgatccccagcgctgcaaggctgtaatgctaaccattaaACTGCCATGCTGCCCCAATTTCTATGTTTGACAGCCTCTTCCCATTATGGTGTTTACACTTTTGATGTCAAACAAGGAGAAGGTGATGTCCATGGTACACATGCAGCGTTCTGGGCACAGTGGCACTGGTTGCTATGTTTTATTCTGTTGCTTTTAACCTGTATAGTGCAATGGATGGAAGCAGCAGAAGTACCATCCAGACCATATGTTATAGAAGTGGCTACTAACCCGACTCATAACTGTACAGACCCTTAGAACTGTTTATTAACTATGACCTCCTGCTTTATCTTCCTTCAGCGACTCACTGCCATGCAAGAGCTGCAGCTGCTGGAGATACTTTGCAACTACTTCCAAGACCAAACCAAGGAGGCAGTGCGTCAGGTCATCTTCTCCTCGCTGTTCAGCCCACAGGGCAATAAGGCAGATGAGCAGCGTATGGTTCTTTTGGGAAAGCTGACATCCATGGCGGtggctgtgtgccgggtgccagTGCTCGAGTGTGCTGCATCGTGGCTCCAGGTACATATCAGTTATGAAGAGTAAATGACTTATGCCCTTTAACATGTAATCTCCTTGATACACGATGCAGGATATTTTCTTCTCTAAACAATGTAGACACACATGGTAACTTACAGCTGGAGTTTTACATGCTCACAGCTTCCAATAACTCTGACTTATGTCTGTAAATAATAACAGGGAAAGTTTTCTACATTGTAAATTGGCTAACAATTCTGTCTATCCCTGCAGCGCACTCCTGCCGTGTATTGTGTACGACTGGCCAAGGCTTTGGTGGGAGATTATTGTGGATTAGTTCCAGGCTCTATCCAAACCCTTAAGCAGATTTTTAATGTCAGCCCCCGTTTTTGTTGCCAGTTCATCACTGCAGTTGCGGCGCTGTATGACATGTCCACAGGTAAGAGAATTTACTGGGGTTAATTAATAATCCTGTACAAAATGATGAGTAAAACTTCTGAACCCATTGTCTTGTCTTCAATCTTTCAGAGGAGCTCATCCCCCCTCACGACCTCCTGGAAATGATTGTATCATGGATTTTCGAAGACCCTCGTCTCATTCTCATCACCTTCCTTAACACCCCTATCACTGCCAACCTTCCCATTGGTTATTTGGAAGTCTCGCCATTGATGGGTTTGGTGAGGTGGTGTGTTATAGCCCCCCTGGCCTACAGGCGCAAGCAAAAGGCTGCAGGTGGTGTGCCTATTGTGGAAGACCAGAACCTTTACTCTAAGCTCCATTTGAGTGTCCTGCAAGGCCTCATGGTCCTTCAGACTCACCTGACGGAGAAAAGTTTATATGGGCGCCTGGCACTTATCCTGTTTGAGCAGCTCGTACCTCTGGTGGAAGAACTGGGGCAACTCTGTGAGGAGCTTAACCCACTGAATGCTGAACAAGAGATGGAGTTGGCATTAGATCGATTGGCACAAGCTTTGCAAGTCTCTATGGCGACAGGAGCATTACTTTGCACTCGGGGTAAGTTTTGAATAAGCCATTGGCTTGACATGAGGGTGTTAGAGTGACACCACTGCCGCTGGTTGCTGTTTCCTCGATAATGATGCCACCAGCCACATGTGGAATCCGGCTTTACGGGTTGGATAATCAGTAGATAATTGGATGTGACTGTGATATGACTCTGTACTATCATCTGCAGTTGATATCAGTACAAATAATTTACATGTCATTACATTTGTTTGTTGCACTATTTTTAGTGTCCACACTACTGTATAGGGTCCAACTTTACCGTGTGACTGATATCCAGTACTTTGAACTTTAATTTGAGATGGGGACCATGTGGGGGAGATATCAGTCACGCGGTGAAGTTGGACCCTATCCAGTACATGTGGACTAGTTGCCCCACATCTTCTACCGTATCAGACTGTATACAGTGGAACTATCAAAAAACAAATTGACATGTAAAGTCTACGTATCATAAAAACTATGATGCTTTGAGTTTGGATCAGACCTGTCTGGGGAATACGGCCCATACGCAGACCACGCAAACACTGATGCTTACCGGAAATTGAGgtgtttaaagggattttttccaTCCTATGGACTGATGATATATATTGCTTTGTGATATATAGGTGTCTTACCTGTGACatctaatatcattgattttgaagATGAACACTGTGTGGGCCCTTCATTGTCAGAGATGCTATTACAGTAGATTGGGAAAAACTCTTCAAGATTCAAAAACTTGACATCAAATCTTAACATTTTCATTACTTTTCTTCCCTTGCAGATGATCTGAGAACCCTCTGTGCAAGACTTCCCCATAACAAGTGAGTGCCTTATAGTGTCCTATTGTAGATTACACCACTGCTGCCACCTCGCATCTTGGCTGTTAACTCCTGGTCCCTACAGACTAATGAAAATGTCAGATTAGCTATTTAGCTGTGTATTTGGGCCGTAATACCTGTTATTGAAATGAAGCCAGCAGCATGTCATTCTTTCTGTTTACTCTGTCTGTGAAGTGAACATTGATGCTTATTTGACCCCCAATTATTTTCTTCTCTTTCCAGCCTAATGCAGTTGGTGGTGTCCGGTCCAGTACAGCCGCAGCCTGCTCATccgactctgacccctgcatatTACCCTCACATACATACGCCACCCTTGGGCTATCCCACACTCCCCGCTCATGCTGCATTACCTGCACATACAGCCCTGCCCACCCATGCTGCATTACCCACCCATGCTGCTATTCCTCCGCACACAGCCCTCCCTGCACATACTGCTCTACCTGGTCACGCAGCATTGTCTGCTCATGCCACACTCCCTGCACATCCTGCCTTACCCACCCACGCTGCACTGCCCACACACCCCGCATTACCAGGACACCCTGTGCAGACATTTATGCCTGGCATGACCTTTCCCTTTCGGCCAATGCGTTGATTGCATATAGAATATTACACATATGGACTCATTGTCACCGAGGAGACACGTACATGGAGTTGCTTCAAGGATGAGCCAAGACAACAACATGGCATCACGCAAAGAGCGGGTCCAGGCTGCTGTGTTCCAGTATGCCAGGGTGCAGATACTGTGCCATAACTTAGAGTACATTCTCACTATTTGGACCATAAGGAGAGGGTCAATATTATTCATAATTTGTATATAGAAGAGAAAAGGACGAGAGCCTCAATCTCTCAGAGCAGTGGTTTGCTGTCCCTTcagggcatgatgggagttgtagttccacaaCAGCTGGGAAGCCAAAGGTTGCAGACCACTGCACTAGAGTAAGCATTTGCTCCAGTGACATCCCCACAGTATACAGTTTCCCTGGTATCAGAATACAGGCTAAATAAAAGAAATACCATCTATAACGGAGTAACTTATGGTTCTCTTCTCTCCCTGATTTGCTTTTGTCTGTGGTTCAATAACAGAACCTCAGACTGCAACAAAAACTGCATGTGTGATCTAAGCCTTATAGTGGCCCACCGATGGTCTGGTATAACATTGCACCCTGCTACCTTCCTCCTGGTTTGGTTTTCTATACACTGTTTTGGTTGTATTGGAGCCGACCTAGAACAGTGCACACCAGTGAGGCGGGGACTGGAGTACATGCTgcaacttaaagggcatctaccaccaggatgtaggacCATATGCAAATCagactgaggggctccaaacTACAATGGTgttgatggagcctggagcccctcatttgcatacaatctttcatcctggtggtagatgtctcttAAGATCTGATTTCTGTTCCTTTGTTTTCTggaaataaagcaataaaatttTATCTGGAGACATCTCCTTCCCTCCCTTTTCTTAGTCAAGATTTGTCTTTCGTAGGATTGAAACAAATCTATTACAGCCCCTTAGGAAGCGGAAGATGCTCTTTACAGTAACACCCCAGAGACGACAAACAGTATAAATAATGGGGCTTCTTGTATGTatcaaatatgcaaaaaaaattgtgttccaAAATGATGTTGAACCACCTTTAATTTGTCATAAAGCTGGTTGATCAAGACTTAAAAGATGATGGccacttatacttaccctgttaaagtttcctATAAGACCCCAATAAGGTCACCCATGTTCCTGTTGACCGCTGAAGGTCATGCAACCCCTGTACAACTTCCTGTGatgtgtcctgctggcttacAGGACATTGAGAGGCCATGTAAACGTTACTGTATGCTCTCCTCCATCATAATAAGGCTACATGCAGACTGCACGGTGGGCAACAgcagcacgcggggagaggaggagggggtgagcgctgctggatgccatagggatgtatggcgcacagcgccgtaatacgggaaaagataggacatgtcctatctttttcccgggtatggtgccgcacgtgtgctgcaccgtaccgctcccatggggcaccgtgcgcccactgccgtctatgggtgatgtatatcggccgtatatatatatgtcccccttgcagcagtgtgaatgtagccttagactgtaaCCTCTGAGCTCAAACCTCCTCCCCCCATACACATCGCAAACCAGAAGGACACAGGAAGGCGCAAGTCCTGCTGTGTGGGGATGCGGGGTGTTGCATGACCCACGAATCGAAGCGGGTcagactaaggcctcatgcactcaCTGCACTGCAATGAGGGGAATTTCCTCCCTTTATGGCTGGGTGCAGATGGGAGGAGTAACCATGCATAGTAGAAGTCAATGGGGTAGCTGCAGTTTTTTCTcacagtcgtgtgaatgaggTCTAAGTATACTGTAATACAATTATACTTCTATTGAAGTCTTCTCCCCTTGGGTTAACACTGAACATTTCTGACTAGTAATTTTTATTTTAGTCCTCTTAGATTTTATGGATTGAGACCCAGCTGCTGTGAATTACGACTTccaccttccctctccatagacttctatgtactcTGACCTTAGTATCTGTCTTGCTAGCAGGAGGGAACTCAGCAGATGTTATAGTGAAAAGATGATTAGAGTCCAAGTAAATGGAGAAAGAGGTCCCCTATGCTAATAAGTTCATTCACTTGAGCGAAAATTTCCAG
This window contains:
- the INTS15 gene encoding integrator complex subunit 15; its protein translation is MMSDIRHSLLRRDALSAAKEVLYHLDIYFSSQLQNAPVPMVEKGPIELLEEFVFQIPRDRGSHNKRLTAMQELQLLEILCNYFQDQTKEAVRQVIFSSLFSPQGNKADEQRMVLLGKLTSMAVAVCRVPVLECAASWLQRTPAVYCVRLAKALVGDYCGLVPGSIQTLKQIFNVSPRFCCQFITAVAALYDMSTEELIPPHDLLEMIVSWIFEDPRLILITFLNTPITANLPIGYLEVSPLMGLVRWCVIAPLAYRRKQKAAGGVPIVEDQNLYSKLHLSVLQGLMVLQTHLTEKSLYGRLALILFEQLVPLVEELGQLCEELNPLNAEQEMELALDRLAQALQVSMATGALLCTRDDLRTLCARLPHNNLMQLVVSGPVQPQPAHPTLTPAYYPHIHTPPLGYPTLPAHAALPAHTALPTHAALPTHAAIPPHTALPAHTALPGHAALSAHATLPAHPALPTHAALPTHPALPGHPVQTFMPGMTFPFRPMR